In Cheilinus undulatus mitochondrion, complete genome, the following proteins share a genomic window:
- the CYTB gene encoding cytochrome b (TAA stop codon is completed by the addition of 3' A residues to the mRNA) produces MASLRKTHPLLKIANDALVDLPAPSNISVWWNFGSLLGLCLISQVLTGLFLAMHYTSDIATAFSSVAHICRDVNYGWLIRNMHANGASFFFICIYMHVARGLYYGSYLYKETWNIGVVLLLLVMMTAFVGYVLPWGQMSFWGATVITNLLSAVPYVGNTLVQWIWGGFSVDNATLTRFFAFHFLLPFIIIGATALHLLFLHETGSNNPLGLNSDTDKISFHPYFSYKDLLGFAALLLALTSLALFSPNLLGDPDNFTPANPLVTPPHIKPEWYFLFAYAILRSIPNKLGGVLALLSSILVLMVVPILHTSKQRSMTFRPVTQFLFWVLVADVAILTWIGGMPVEHPFVIIGQVASFLYFSLFLVFTPVAGWLENKALGWS; encoded by the coding sequence ATGGCCAGCCTTCGAAAAACCCACCCTCTCCTGAAAATCGCAAACGATGCCCTAGTTGACCTCCCCGCCCCCTCCAATATCTCTGTTTGATGAAACTTCGGCTCTCTCCTAGGTCTCTGCCTAATCTCGCAAGTCCTTACGGGCCTCTTTCTCGCTATACACTACACCTCTGACATTGCCACAGCTTTCTCTTCAGTTGCCCACATCTGTCGAGACGTGAACTACGGCTGACTAATCCGAAACATACACGCCAACGGAGCTTCCTTCTTTTTCATTTGCATTTACATGCATGTGGCCCGGGGACTTTACTACGGATCATATCTGTACAAAGAAACATGAAACATTGGCGTAGTACTTCTCCTTCTAGTAATAATAACAGCTTTCGTAGGCTACGTCCTTCCGTGGGGCCAAATATCCTTCTGAGGTGCTACAGTAATTACCAACCTCCTTTCCGCCGTACCCTATGTAGGCAACACCCTAGTCCAATGAATCTGAGGAGGCTTTTCGGTAGACAACGCAACCCTGACCCGATTCTTCGCCTTCCATTTCCTACTCCCATTCATCATCATCGGAGCAACCGCCCTTCACTTGCTCTTCCTACACGAAACCGGATCAAACAATCCGCTTGGCCTAAACTCAGACACCGATAAAATCTCTTTCCACCCCTACTTTTCTTACAAGGACCTCCTAGGCTTTGCCGCTCTCCTCCTTGCACTCACCTCCCTGGCTCTATTCTCCCCCAACCTCCTTGGCGACCCAGACAATTTTACCCCCGCAAACCCTCTAGTCACCCCCCCCCATATCAAACCAGAGTGATACTTCCTTTTTGCCTATGCCATTCTTCGATCTATCCCTAACAAGCTAGGAGGCGTACTAGCCCTCCTTTCTTCAATCCTCGTACTCATAGTAGTCCCTATCCTACATACCTCGAAACAACGGAGCATAACTTTCCGTCCCGTAACCCAATTCCTATTCTGAGTCCTCGTTGCAGATGTTGCAATCCTAACCTGAATCGGAGGGATGCCAGTTGAGCACCCATTCGTCATCATCGGCCAAGTAGCATCATTCCTGTACTTCTCCCTTTTTCTCGTCTTTACTCCTGTGGCAGGATGGCTAGAAAACAAAGCACTTGGATGATCTT